A genomic stretch from Gorilla gorilla gorilla isolate KB3781 chromosome 20, NHGRI_mGorGor1-v2.1_pri, whole genome shotgun sequence includes:
- the LILRA2 gene encoding leukocyte immunoglobulin-like receptor subfamily A member 2: MTPILTVLICLGLSLGPRTHVQAGILPKPTLWAEPGSVIIQGSPVTLRCQGSLQAEEYHLYRENKSASWVRRIQEPGKKGQFPIPSITWEHAGRYRCQYHSHNHSSEYSDPLELVVTGAYSKPTLSALPSPVVTSGGNVTLQCGSQVAFDSFILCKEGEDEHPQRLNSQSHARGWSWAVFSVGPVSPSRRWSYRCYAYDSSSPYVWSLPSDLLELLVPGVSKKPSLSVQPGPMVAPGESLTLQCGCDVGYDRFVLYKEGERDFLQCPGWQPQAGLSQANFTLGPVSPSHGGQYRCYGAHNLSSEWSAPSDPLDILITGQFYDRPSLSVQPGPTVAPGENVTLLCQSRGQFHTFLLTKEGAAHPPLHLRSEHQAQQNQAEFPMGPVTSAHAGTYRCYSSLSSNPYLLSLPSEPLELVVSEAAETLSPSQNKTDSTTTSLGQHHQDYTVENLIRMGVAGLVLVVLGILLFEAQHSQRSLQDEAGR; the protein is encoded by the exons ATGACCCCCATCCTCACAGTCCTGATCTGTCTCG GGCTGAGTCTGGGCCCCAGGACCCACGTGCAGGCAG GGATCCTCCCCAAGCCCACCCTCTGGGCTGAGCCAGGCTCTGTGATCATCCAGGGAAGTCCTGTGACCCTCAGGTGTCAGGGGAGCCTTCAGGCTGAGGAATACCATCTATATAGGGAAAACAAATCAGCATCCTGGGTTAGACGGATACAAGAGCCTGGGAAGAAGGGCCAGTTCCCCATCCCATCCATCACCTGGGAACATGCAGGGCGCTATCGCTGTCAGTACCACAGCCACAATCACTCATCAGAGTACAGTGACCCCCTGGAGCTGGTGGTGACAG GAGCCTACAGCAAACCCACCCTCTCCGCTCTGCCCAGCCCTGTGGTGACCTCAGGAGGGAATGTGACCCTCCAGTGTGGCTCACAGGTGGCATTTGACAGCTTCATTCTGTGTAAGGAAGGAGAAGATGAACACCCACAACGCCTGAACTCCCAGTCCCATGCCCGTGGGTGGTCCTGGGCCGTCTTCTCCGTGGGCCCCGTGAGCCCGAGTCGCCGGTGGTCATACAGGTGCTATGCTTATGACTCGAGCTCTCCCTATGTGTGGTCTCTACCCAGTGATCTCCTGGAGCTCCTGGTCCCAG GTGTTTCTAAGAAGCCATCACTCTCAGTGCAGCCAGGTCCTATGGTGGCCCCTGGGGAGAGCCTGACCCTCCAGTGTGGCTGTGATGTCGGCTACGACAGATTTGTTCTGTATAAGGAGGGAGAACGTGACTTCCTCCAGTGCCCTGGTTGGCAGCCCCAGGCTGGGCTCTCCCAGGCCAACTTCACCCTGGGCCCTGTGAGCCCCTCCCACGGGGGCCAGTACAGATGCTACGGTGCACACAACCTCTCCTCCGAGTGGTCGGCCCCCAGTGACCCCCTGGACATCCTGATCACAG GACAGTTCTATGACAGACCCTCCCTCTCGGTGCAGCCGGGCCCCACAGTAGCCCCAGGAGAGAACGTGACCCTGCTGTGTCAGTCACGGGGGCAGTTCCACACTTTCCTTCTGACCAAGGAGGGGGCAGCCCATCCCCCACTGCATCTGAGATCAGAGCACCAAGCTCAGCAGAACCAGGCTGAATTCCCCATGGGTCCTGTGACCTCAGCCCACGCGGGGACCTACAGGTGCTACAGCTCACTCAGCTCCAACCCCTACCTGCTGTCTCTCCCCAGTGAGCCCCTGGAACTCGTGGTCTCAG AAGCAGCTGAGACCCTCAGCCCATCACAAAACAAGACAGACTCCACGACTA CATCCCTAGGCCAACACCACCAGGATTACACAGTGGAGAATCTCATCCGCATGGGTGTGGCTGGCTTGGTCCTGGTGGTCCTCGGGATTCTGCTATTTGAGGCTCAGCACAGCCAGAGAAGCCTACAAGATGAAGCCGGGAGGTGA
- the LOC129528682 gene encoding LOW QUALITY PROTEIN: leukocyte immunoglobulin-like receptor subfamily A member 3 (The sequence of the model RefSeq protein was modified relative to this genomic sequence to represent the inferred CDS: inserted 1 base in 1 codon) — MHRRLIHPQSRAVGGDAMNPILTVLICLGLSLDPRTHVQAGPLPKPTLWAEPGSVITQGSPVTLRCQGGQETQEFRLYREKKTAPWITRIPQELVKKGQFPIPSITWEHAGRYRCYYGSHTAGRSEPSDPLELVTTGAYSKPTLSAXAQPVVTSGGNVTLQCGSQLAFGGFILCKEGEDEHPQCVNSQSHTLGWSWAIFSVSPVNPSRRWSYRCYAYDSSSPYVWSLPSDLLELLVPGVSKKPSLSVQPGPVVAPEESLTLQCGSDVGYDRFVLYKEGERDFLQRPGQQPQAGLSQANFTLGPVSRSHGGQYRCYGAHNLSSEWSAPSDPLDILITGQIHAIPSLSVQPGPTVVSGENVTLLCQSQGGMHTFLLTKEGAADVPLRLRSKYQSHKYQAEFPVGPVTSAHAGTYRCYGSLNSNPYLLTHPSEPLELVVSGAAETLSPPQNKSDSKAGAVNTLSPSQNKTASHPQDYTVENLIRMGIAGLILVVLGILLFEAQHSQRSL; from the exons ATG CACCGAAGGCTCATCCATCCGCAGAGCAGGGCAGTGGGAGGAGACGCCATGAACCCCATCCTCACCGTCCTGATCTGTCTCG GGCTGAGTCTGGACCCCAGGACCCACGTGCAGGCAG GGCCCCTCCCCAAGCCCACCCTCTGGGCTGAACCAGGCTCTGTGATCACCCAGGGGAGTCCCGTCACCCTCAGGTGTCAGGGGGGCCAGGAGACCCAGGAGTTCCGTctatatagagaaaagaaaacagcacCCTGGATTACACGGATCCCACAGGAGCTTGTGAAGAAGGGCCAGTTCCCCATCCCATCCATCACCTGGGAACACGCAGGGCGGTATCGCTGTTACTATGGTAGCCACACTGCAGGCCGGTCAGAGCCCAGTGACCCCCTGGAGCTGGTGACGACGG GAGCCTACAGCAAACCCACCCTCTCCG CTGCTCAGCCTGTGGTGACCTCAGGAGGGAATGTGACCCTCCAGTGTGGCTCACAGCTGGCATTTGGTGGCTTCATTCTGTGTAAGGAAGGAGAAGATGAACACCCACAATGTGTGAACTCCCAGTCCCATACCCTTGGGTGGTCCTGGGCCATCTTCTCTGTGAGCCCCGTGAACCCGAGTCGCAGGTGGTCGTACAGGTGCTATGCTTATGACTCGAGCTCTCCCTATGTGTGGTCTCTACCCAGTGATCTCCTGGAGCTCCTGGTCCCAG GTGTTTCTAAGAAGCCATCACTCTCAGTGCAGCCAGGTCCTGTCGTGGCCCCTGAGGAGAGCCTGACCCTCCAGTGTGGCTCTGATGTCGGCTACGACAGATTTGTTCTGTATAAGGAGGGAGAACGTGACTTCCTCCAGCGCCCTGGCCAGCAGCCCCAGGCTGGGCTCTCCCAGGCCAACTTCACCCTGGGCCCTGTGAGCCGCTCCCATGGGGGCCAGTACAGATGCTACGGTGCACACAACCTCTCCTCCGAGTGGTCGGCCCCCAGCGACCCCCTGGACATCCTGATCACAG GACAGATCCATGCCATACCCTCCCTGTCAGTGCAGCCAGGCCCCACGGTGGTCTCAGGAGAGAACGTGACCCTGCTGTGTCAGTCACAGGGAGGGATGCACACTTTCCTTCTGACCAAGGAGGGAGCAGCTGATGTCCCGCTGCGTCTAAGATCAAAGTACCAATCTCATAAGTACCAGGCTGAATTCCCCGTGGGTCCTGTGACCTCAGCCCACGCGGGGACCTACAGGTGCTATGGCTCACTCAACTCCAACCCCTACCTGCTGACTCACCCCAGTGAGCCCCTGGAGCTTGTGGTCTCAG GAGCAGCTGAGACCCTCAGCCCACCACAAAACAAGTCCGACTCCAAGGCTG GAGCAGTTAACACCCTCAGCCCATCACAAAACAAGACTG CCTCACACCCCCAGGATTACACAGTGGAGAATCTCATCCGCATGGGCATAGCTGGCTTGATCCTGGTGGTCCTCGGGATTCTGCTATTTGAGGCTCAGCACAGCCAGAGAAGCCTCTGA